CAACCCTTTCGCGATTTCCAACAggctgtgtttttcttttttttctctgcgCATTTGGAAAAACCATTGAAAATGGTAAAAATTGATTATCAATTATTTAGGCTTCACTAATTTCCCTCGTGTTTTGATGTTATTCGAACTTTGTCATACTTAACAAACAAATGAGAACTACACAGGCTTTATATGATCTAAACGACCGATGTGATACTGATTTAAAATCAATGGGATAGATATAAAGGATGAAAACGTGAAAAAGCCTCTGACTTGAGCTCAACTCCTTGGTTATTGATGACTGTCATATCCAAGGGATAACTTCTTTTTTTGCAGTTGTATGGAATTGTGATTCTTTTTGGGCAAAATGAGTTTTGGTGTCTATTTTCATGCAATGTGATATGAAATTACCTTTCTGCATTAATTCTGTACTTGCAGGCAAAAAGGAAACGGGGGAGAACCCCAACCCCAGGAAGATACCAAGGTGTAAAAGATAAAAGAGGTACAAAGTACTGTGCTTTTAGCTTTCGCATGTACTATATTTTCCTTTGCTACATATATCCTTGTGTTAGGGTTTTGTATTCTTGGGTTTGTCCTGCTGAAGGTGCACTCTGATTAACGTTTGCAACCTTACCTCTCTTTTCTCATCTGATTCAGGAGGTTTTGGTGGTGATCGTGGTGATCATGGACCGATTGGTGGTCGCCGAAGATCACGTAGTTATTCACCTCGTGGAAGACCATCCAGAGATGTTAGAGATGGACCTCCTTATTTCAGGAGTCATCGAGAGCGATCTCCACCTCGTTATGCTCCTCTTCCATATTCTCGTCCTAGATCTCCTTACGGTAGGAGGGGTGAGGATTATCCCTCCTATGAGAGACGCAGGTAATCTTCACTTACTGTTAGAGCAACAGCGGCAACACAACAAAAGCCAGTTAGAAAGCTGTTCAATGAGTGTACTACCTTGTTTCACTTTCATAGTGTGTATTAATGTGATAAACTAATTTCTATCTCGCCTGCGTTTGTGTGTATACTTTAACTAGCCCGAAACCAGTATTGTGAACAGATGTTTTTGTTTATGAAATTTGCATATTAGTTTCTTTTACTCGGTCTTTGTAGCTCTTATTTGTATGTCGCAATATTATCAATAGTGGTATAGTAGAAATATGGTAACTGTCTGTAGAACTTTGATGCCATATGAAATACTTTTCACCTGAATGTGGTCTGGATCTCCAAGTTGTTGCAGTTTATATACAATGGTAACCTGCACGCGCTTCGCCCTCTTGTGAATTGCAGGCTTCTTTTCATAAAGACTGCATTTTGCACTCTTGCAGAGTCACTTGTTTGTCTTTCGTGTCTACCATCTCTTGTCTGAATCACTATTTACTCGGTAGGGTTGAATTTAATTACGCGATTTTTCGTTACAGTGACAACATAGTGTTTCTGCTCCTTCAAATCCAGGTTAGACTCATGGTACAGGAAATGTTTTCGCAGTTGAAACTTATTCGCCTAGCGAAAGGAGAGGTTTGCCTCGACAAGATGGATACCTcggaccctagttagtaagttcgcgaatgattcgcgaatcattcgcgaatttttccgtatcacgaattttaccgtcttattcgcgtacgtttgcaactccgaacccaagtcgcgtattatgtggcattcccggattattcgcgaaccgttcacgaattttacatatcccgaatgatacgtccgcttaattcgccataaattctttagcttttacttttcaaagactccactttttgggctttactgcctcccgagcatacacgaccgaatattaaacgtgttgtaatttttatgaaacaaaaacgactgaagagatttgaaggtgaaggtgagagagatctcaaactcactaaccaagcatctaaaccaccatacgacgtcctcttggataactaatgttgtatatattattaatatcatcatattaagtttattttttctttaaataactcacacatatgcataaaaattggtctatgaccttataaatacaaattatttgttatatatagataccgaattttcagagtcgaactcacatttataaatcgaattatacacgtacgtatgtcgttccgaattactgacgaatcacgtcccgttgaccgaattttgtaccgaatctggattttacaaaaccgtataatactcgtacgtttaccgttccgtacgtttactgaatcccgaattgctaactaggcctcGGACGTGGTTATGCCAAACGGATGGATACCTTAAAATATAATGGGCATCAATCAAGGAGACAGGTTATGTGATAATaatcaaatcaacaatcaaaacaccCAGTATTATTATGAGTAGAACTTAGAAAGTAGGGAACACTACACTAGTGTCCTAGCTAGAATGACAAAAAAGTAAAACACATCACTTTTTGTTTGTCCCTCCCAATTCTCTGATATTCCGAAACAACAAGGTGAAATGCGTTTTCAATAATTGGTCCTAAGAAGTTAGGACACAGTCGTGTAAAGATATAACATACATCTGTGAGCACTAGGAAACGCAAGGTTTTAAGGATTTTATCACCAACTAGTTAAAAGTTGTTTTTTACTAGAATCCAACTATATATTTGCACCAAATAATATTTTACTATGTTATAGCGTatcaaattaaaataaatatcagTACTGCTTCTAACTGGCTGGCAGATAATATTTCTAGTAGTTTTGTTTTTCTCTAAGTAGATAACACAATCCTGATAATTTTTATATGTCAGAACACTCGCaatataactcaagataattaaGATCAGCATAGAACCAGGCATATAACCCAAGTGTAGAGGAATCATTCAAATTATCTCAAAAACGGTCGAATGTACACCCAGCCATAGATTGCATTATACAACTCCACCGCCGGCCGGCCAGCCGGCTATGAAACAACTTTCAAACACCAGCGATATACCGAGTATTGTGCAAGAAGAAGTGGGTAGACATTACCCACGTATATGGACTAAAAGGGAAAGGGGGGAATTGGGAAATTCCAAATGAGTGCGCGCCAGCTGCAAATTGTTTTACCCTAAAAACCGGATTTGAAATATAAATTTAAATTTGAGTTTGGGTTTGGGGAATTTTTCTCTGGATAAGATCCTGGAGCTCGTACTCTGACACGTGCCCGTACTCTTTGTACTcgacctttattttattttactttaataataaagcaaagtgggtttcaattttcaaatttctACCAAGTTATTATGAACCGGTCAACAAAATATCCATATTTGGCTTCTGGCTCATATAAGCAAACCTCTTTTTCTAGGTTCACTGATGATGACACCATGCTATGGTtgtcatttcttttcttttacagCATCACTGATAATGACAAGAGTAAAAATATATTCTTTTACCACTCGTTAAAGTATAATTGTGATGGATGTTGCTtgcaaaaacaagtaaaaattaaaaatgcaaatttatttattattttatgttttacGTCGCAAAGTAAATGGTTGTGTTTTATGATTAGAACACTGTTTAGCTATTTTTAGAATCTTGTAGAAATTTTAATCACTGAAAGATATAATGATACAATAAAAATCTGTAAATTCACAATAAACTTCAAAATGTTTAATAAAATTTAGAAATCTTGCTAATAAATTGATAAAACTATAGTGTTTACAAAATGTCATTATATCGTGTTTAAGAAGTATTACTTTTCCAGAACCGATAGTAATAAATAAACGTTGTTTAGTTGTTTTTAGAATCTGATAGAGATTTTAATCAACAAGAAACATAAAAATACACAAAGAATAAATAAATTCATAATAAACTACAAAAAAGTTTAACAAAGATCAAAAATCTTGCTAATAAAATGCTAAAAAGTGATACGTCATTATGACGTGCTTAAGAAGTACTACTTTTCCAGAACCCGAAATGGTGTTCGAAAGTCAGATGTtaataaataaattgtttcacAAACAATATATATCCTTCTAAAAATCATCCTGAAATTAAAATTTCAACTTAATTTTTGACTTGTCGATTTAGTTAAGCCGAAAAATTACTTATCACCATGTATCCAGATACCTATTACGGTAGGTTTTTGTAAAATCTGATCAAAATTTTATAACACACTAATATCTCTCCAAGTCTCCGACACAATGATGCTAGTTTTACTTTTACCAACCTAAGCTAAAAAGTAAAACCACCACCTAAGCCAAGCTAGGAAGCCTAAACCCCACATAAGCCAAGCCAAGCCATGAAGCCAAATCCCAATAAGGACAAACAAACGAAAATGAAAAAAACTTTTTATAATTGAGGGCGGGAATCCAATGAACAAAAGCCACCGGCTATAACAAGTCATCCCGGTAACACAAACTCAGAGTTATACATGGCATGATTTTCATTGGCAGTTGGTAAGCatttactgtgttgttgtttCTCTCACTCACTGACTCTGTGTACTACTACTTCCTCCTCCTCCCTTGAATCAATCTTCACATTCTCTTCTTCTAATCATAAACCCTTACATTTCatcattatttatttattcaaattTCATTCAGATCTGTTCTGTTTTcaccatcaaatttcattcaaaacccatttttagatatatatactctgttgttgtttttttttgcctTTTTTGGGTGTATACATTGCCTGAATTGGAAATACCCATCTTCTGCAAAtcacaaaaactggtaaatttgtgTTAATTTGTTGATTTCAATTCTGGGTTTCAGTTTTTATTGTGTATTTCATATCAAATTCCTAAGATCTTTTGTCTGTATATGTATTCTAGGGTTTTATTTCAAAATTGTTCTAATTTGATCTCAAGATGGAGCTGAAACCATGACAATGGATgtacaaaattttgaaaaaaaagaatCTCAAGTCAaattaaatatattttttatttattttacttttatgatTTTTGCAgttattattattaaatttttaaaaaaaattatttattacaATTCATAACAAGTCCGTGAAAACCAGGATCTGTCAGAGAAGTTCTATTGTACTGCCTCTAGAATTTATTTTTGGCTCCAATAAATTTTGAAAGAAATTCTCTCAATAAATAATAACTTCACTGAGGGAGAATTCATGTTTTTTATTTCATCCTCATTAATGAAAAACGGATAAAGTTATTCAATTTCTTATTCAAATACTAATCAGAATTCTTGTGTGTTTTCCAGAGATTGAGGGAATTGATGTGGTTCTGAGACTGAATTCAATGATTTGATTGGATTGTTATGAGAAATTGAAATACTAGTGTGTTGAATTTGAGTGAAGATATGGAGGGAGCAGTTTATATCAAGAAAATGTTAGGAGCACAAACTACTACTAGGGTATTATCTCCTTACCGTGAAGAAATTGGTGATTATGAATTATCTGTACTTCCTAGACATACTAAAGTTGTCGTGACCGGGAATAATCGAACGAAATCGGTGTTAGTTGGTCTTCAAGGTGTTGTCAAGAAGGCTGTTGGTCTTGGTGGTTGGCATTGGCTGGTAAGTTGCAATCCTCTTAACTttgctttgtcaaaaatttgtGCTAATTCCTGAGTTTTCCAGCTTTTCAATTGTAAGAATGTGCATCTtagttaataattttatgattaagGTTGTCTGAATAAGCATGAGCAATATATATGTGACAATTGCCATGAATCAAAAAGGCTGGTTGTGCATCACTGAGACAAGGTTTTGCAAATCATGTTAGCCACCACTTTAAGGATTAGTAGGATTGTTGTAGAAACTCAGAGCCAGTAGTGTTCCGAGAAAAACAATCAGAGAGATCACAATTGAGATGCAGTGAGTGCAGGCTTCTGCAACTGAGACCGGGTTTCTACTTCTGTTCATACATTGTTTAAGTGAATGAGGTTGCAGAAGCAATCTCATGGGATGTTGCAGTTTTTAGTTGATTCAGTTGGTAGTTAAGTAGTTTGACGTCATTGAGAAGTTCAAATATCAGCTAGAATATATGGAAATCTAGAGCCAGTCATATGTCCATCTTGAGAAGGCACCACAAGGTCCATAACCAGTGCCACCACCACCCTTGAACCTTGGATGTCCTCATTCAGCACTCAAGGAGATATGATTGGATCTTCAGAATCAGATTTAGCCTTATCACAGAAAAAATTTCTTTAATTAGAGAGAAATTCCATGATAGTAAACCTAGTTTTTCTAGCAGTTTTGCTTTAAATATTGCTGGTTTTGGAGGTACGAGGTTATCTTGTTTTCTAGTCCAAAACTGCTGTTCTTCTAGTTTTCTGCCACTGCTTTTCGATCTGTATTGCTGCTATGCGAGAATCCCAGCTGAGTAATGTGGCGAAACCGTCGAGTTTCAAGAGATTTGCTATTAAGAAACCTGAGGTGCTGAATGTGATTCTGTTGTGTATTGTGTGTATGTGTTATGTTGAAAAACGTAAGACCGGTTATTGTTGGTATCAGTGTTCTCGATAGCTAGCTTCGACATGATTGATTTGATCTGGTCACTTAGTAAGTTATTGTACATTTTACAGGTGTTGAAAAACGGTGTCGAAGTGAAGCTGCAGAGGAATGCATTGAGTGTGCTTGAACATCCAACAGGCCAAGaaatagatgatgatgatgatcatcatGGGTTTGAAAACTCATGTAGCAGCACTGACACAGATGAAAAGGACGATGAATTTTGTACATCGCAAACTTAACTACTTACGCATATATGCTGTATGACAATTGCTCTTCATTGACAAGTTATTGAAGTTGTTCTGATGGTCTCTGTTCAATCTTTGATGCAGCTGGCTCTATGATGTTCCATAAACAACAAAGAGGACCCAGAGTTCGACTGCCAAAGCCGCAGTCGCTTTCCACGCAAAGACCTGCCAGCAAGATGAATTACAAAGATAACTCTCCCTCTCAATTCAATGTTGACAAAAAACATCAACCTCAACCAGTAAGAATTTGCCAAAACTGATAGTTCCTTCTCTTGCACTTAAATCGAAAACGATCTTTATGATTATAATATACTGATAGCGTCTTTCTTACCAGAAGGTGAACCTGGCAATACTTGGGATTGACTCATTACGGCGTTACTTGAAACACTTCAACATTGTGAGTATTATTTTTTATCAGTCTTTCTGTTTGTACTTTGTACAGACCCTTTTGTAGATATCAAACCTGTTAACCTCTCTCACCTTGTGAATGTGTCTCAGCCGCTCAGGAATCCGGATGCTACGAAGGATGAGATGGTTGACACAGTCCAGCATCACTTCATGTCGCTGGTACCTCCCTCTCTTTCTCTCTAGTACTTGTGGTTTTCTTAGCTGACTTCTGATCTGGAATTATCTTTGCATCCAACAGAAAGTGAATGAGGATGAAGTGATCGTGGATTTGAGTCGTGCTGCAAAAAAATTACGGCCTAACAAGTAATAGCTGAGAGTGGGCATTTTCTGCTGGAAACAATAACCCAGATCCCACATTAATGTATAAACAGTTTCATATTAGCTTAGcatatatatagtatatatagATCTGATCGTATACGCTTTCTTCTTCAGCTGTTTGAGTGACTGACTGAAGAATCTCTAGTACTAACCATGTAATGAGTGTGAAGGGCAGGTAGTTTATGCCTGTATTCATGGTGTCTTGTCTTACACCTTTTACATGTAGGTAGAAATCCCTTGATTTTCAAACAATTTTTATGGCTCTATGGTTTCTGTTTTCTGCATCTCTCAGTTCTATATATTCTTGAAAGTTAGCTTTACAGAATGTGATTATCTACGTAAAGGAGCAAAGACCTCGCACTAATAACTGCTctttgttttaaattttaataCTAATAGACCAATGCTATATAATGGACCACATTGGCTTGTGTACCTGACATGTATATGTCCAGATTAGTTTCACGGATCTAACAGTCACGTAGAATGCATGTATCCGCTGAGCTGACATAATGAGGCATTATAAACAGGTCAAAATCGACATACCTAGCGGGTCTGAAGGTTGTCCAGCATTCACCCCGAATCCCCCTGACAAATATATGCTACGTTACAGAACATCTGGCATAGGGCAGCCAGTAGGCAGTAGCGGTGGTTGATGGCCAATGATCCTGAAATCCACTGTATTCTCTTATGTATTGAACCCCTATCAGTTGTTTGGTCATCCATATTTCTCCCATGTTGATGATAAATCTTAAGCTGCTTAGACTCACCCCTGCCCCCAGTCCAACATTAGGCAAAGCCTCCTCGAACCAAACTTTCCAACATAGCATAACTCTGTTGAACTCGAAGATGTGATTTGACATTTGGTAAAATGGTAAGAACTTCACCACCCATTCCCATCCTCCATCTTTTACCGAATTAGAGGCACTTCAATCCAAACTTCCAACAGACGCATAATGCAGCTTTATAATGTAAACTCTGTCGTATTGCAAACTCTACATTTCTTGGAAGTTAACTAGCATCAATAATGTCCCTACACCATCTCTATTAAGCACAATGTTCAGAACTAGGTGAAATTTGATGGACCTTTTTCACTGAATCAAAGCAGTTGAATGAATCCTATGTTCACTAACCCAGCGCAGCCACAAGCAGAGAGAATTCCAACAAATGCAACCCCATCAGGTTCTACGCCTTTTGGTAGCATCACTTCGAAAACTTCTAGAGCTCATCCAGCAAACCCATTTACAACATAAGCACAAACCATTGAAGTCCCTATAAAACAAATTAGGATTGCTAGAACAAATTGCAGAATATATATCCAATCGCAGCCAAATTAGCAGAAACCTTAAGTTGGGCATCTTTTTCACGGCTTCCCATCCATCCCTTTTTGTGCATACAGCCATTGTTCCAAGCTATCAGCAACCTCACTGGTTTCCTGCAAACACCCATTCATCGCATACATATCAACAAACAAACTACCCACAAGCATATCATAAGCAAAAACGAATCCCTGAATTTGCTCAAACCATTCACAGAAATTGATAAATGTTCTACTAAACCAATTTCACCAAAATCACCAATGTTCTCCATCAAAACTCAACTTAAACAATGCGGCATTTTTCCAATCACAGTCTCATTGAAAACATTCTTAGGCAAACTAATAAAAATTGTAGGTTCAGGTCTTACCAAATCAACAAACATTCTCTTGAAGAATAACAAGCACTGGACTGCATAATCGAAGAAACCCCGAAAATCCCACTTCTCATTATGCTACACAAGCTACAACATTTCATCAGACAAGCATGCGTTAGCTGATTTATCAAAAAGCTTAGTTCACTCATTTGAATcagtttttgtttcaaaaaatctCCAATATGAATCTTTTATGTTCATCCACATAGCAATGAGATCGAAGTAGATTGGCAGATGATATTGCAAGATGCTGAAAGTGATTTGGATTTGAGAATGGAATCAGGAATGAATCTCATTGTGATTTCTAGAGTTCCACTGCTGGCCGGTGAGACCAAGGAAATGTTTTCCTTTAGGTTTTCTGTTCAAATCAAAATGGACTTTGGAGTTGGGTATTGCATTGAATGGGCCTTCTTATGTGTAAGAATCTGGCTAGTCCGCAGTTCATCTCCGGCGAGCTTTGAGCCTTTCCGGCGAGCGACAGGTATATTTGAGTGTCACGCGTCTAAGTTGTCGTATGTACTCTAGGGTCATCTGGTGAATTTTAGATTATAGACTAAGggagttttcataaaatcaaaattcTGGTTACAGTTTGGACTATGTATTGTCAATACTTAGGTTAAGTCATACTGTGTTTTAATCTAGCAGCTACATATTGGTTTGGTTGATATAATGTCAATTGTAGCCTAAAAACCATTCAGAAAAACGATAAACAGAAATCGTTAGATATAAATAGTTCATATCGACTAATTATCCTAAAAACCAACATAATAAATCAATAGTTTCTTAACCAGGGACCAGTCGTTATGAATGTAAAATGTCTATAATATATCGAACAATTGTATCCTAAAAATCAGTAAAaacttttttgattttcttcaaccAGAATCGGTCCATATGAATTTCTACATTCAACAGGAATTGGCCATCGTTTATGTGAATATCAATCGATTTTCCAGATTCGGCTAATGTGAACATTTATATCGGCCGATTCTGGTTAAATCCAGGAAAtcagttttttttaaaaaaatttaagcTTTGAATGTACGAAACAATCAAAAACCTAACTAATAAGAATAAGTTGATAGAAAAATATCTAAGAAAgtcaaaataaaatatatatggtttaagtttttaagttttaatagtGAGGGAAATTAGTAGTTTCGATCATTTTAGACATCCCTC
The nucleotide sequence above comes from Papaver somniferum cultivar HN1 chromosome 8, ASM357369v1, whole genome shotgun sequence. Encoded proteins:
- the LOC113304423 gene encoding uncharacterized protein LOC113304423 isoform X2, whose translation is MEGAVYIKKMLGAQTTTRVLSPYREEIGDYELSVLPRHTKVVVTGNNRTKSVLVGLQGVVKKAVGLGGWHWLVLKNGVEVKLQRNALSVLEHPTGQEIDDDDDHHGFENSCSSTDTDEKDDEFSGSMMFHKQQRGPRVRLPKPQSLSTQRPASKMNYKDNSPSQFNVDKKHQPQPVNLAILGIDSLRRYLKHFNIPLRNPDATKDEMVDTVQHHFMSLKVNEDEVIVDLSRAAKKLRPNK
- the LOC113304423 gene encoding uncharacterized protein LOC113304423 isoform X1, yielding MEGAVYIKKMLGAQTTTRVLSPYREEIGDYELSVLPRHTKVVVTGNNRTKSVLVGLQGVVKKAVGLGGWHWLVLKNGVEVKLQRNALSVLEHPTGQEIDDDDDHHGFENSCSSTDTDEKDDEFSGSMMFHKQQRGPRVRLPKPQSLSTQRPASKMNYKDNSPSQFNVDKKHQPQPKVNLAILGIDSLRRYLKHFNIPLRNPDATKDEMVDTVQHHFMSLKVNEDEVIVDLSRAAKKLRPNK